Within the Bacteroidia bacterium genome, the region AAACACCATTTCTTTCTTTCCATTTTTGTATTTTACTTGTTTCACAAGGGCTCCATCGGTATTCCAATATTTCCAAATATGATTTTTTTCGCCGCTTTTATAACTCCCCCTTTCCGCCATTAAGCCACTTTCGTAAGCACTTAGATAGGTTCCCGACAAAACAGTTGTTTTATACTGCCCGATTCTTTTTATTTTCCCATTTTGCCAAAAAATAATGAGCGACGATCGGTTATTTAATTTTTCATACACAAAAGCAGGCTTTGTGGTATCGGAAGCATAATATCCCCAATACGTTCCGTTGGGAATGGAATCAAAACGCCTTATGTCAATTGAATCATTGGCTTGAATATTTTTCGAATAAATATCAGTGTTTTTTTCTGGTTGTTCATTTTGAGAAAAGGCATAAAAACAATTTCCAAAAAAAACAAATAGCACTATAAAAAATCGAATAAATGAAGGTATTTTCTGCATAAGAATAGCGTGCAATTTAAACTAAATTTTTTACATCCTTTTTTTGTTTGGCATGTTATTTGGAAATCTATGTGTAAATTGAAGCCATGAAAAAAATAATTTTCGCATTGCTTTTTACTGGCATGCTGCCCACTGTAAAAGCACAAGAATTACGAAACGAAAACGTAAGTGCATTTAAACGTGGCGAAATTTTAAATTACCGCATCCATTATGGCTTTATTGATGCCGCAACTGCCAGCATTGAAGTAAAAAACGAAAACACATTGATTGGCGGCAGAAACACTTTTCACATTGTAGGAATTGGTGTTTCCAATACTAATTTCGATTGGTTTTTTAAAGTGCGCGATCGGTACGAGACATACATTGATGAAAAAGCATTGGTGCCTTGGCTTTTTATCCGCAGAGTAAATGAAGGCGGTTACATCATTAACCAAAACATGGTTTTTAATCAATTAAAACATACTGTCAATAGTAATGGAAAAACGCTTAACGTTCCGCCCAATATTCAAGATATGATTTCCTCTTTTTATTATGCCAGATGTTTTGATTTTTCAAAAGCAAAAAAAGGTGATTTGTTTGATGTACCCAGCTTTGTGGACGATAAATTATTTAATCTTCAAATAAAATTTTTAAAAAGAGAAACCATTACAACCACTTTCGGAAAAATAAAATGTTTGGTGTTTGTACCCGTTTTACAAACCGGACGTATTTTTAAACACGAAGAAGATATGAAAGTGTGGATAACCGATGATGCCAACCACATCCCTATTCGCGCAGAAGCAGATATACTTTTCGGTTCTTTAAAAATGGATTTACAATCGTATTCCGGTTTAGCTAATCCGATTACATTCCATTAATTTCGACTTCGGAAAATTATTTTTTTGAAGTCTAAAAAACTATCAAAATAAGTACGTTGAAAAAATATTTTTTCAAGCTTGCGCTGTCGGCCCACCGAAATTAAGCGGCAAAGCGTTTGGCATTTCAGTATCTTTTATTGGTCCGTGAATGGATTCGAATTTCGCTACATTTTCTTTTAATGCTTTCACTAATCTTTTCGCATGTTGCGGCGTTAATACGATGCGCGATTTTACTTTTGCTTTTGGCGTTCCTGGCATTATTTTAATGAAATCAATTACAAATTCTGAATTGGAATGTGTAATAATAGCAAGATTAGAATACACGCCTTCCGCCATTTCTTCGCTCAATTCAATGTTTAATTGATTGGG harbors:
- a CDS encoding DUF3108 domain-containing protein translates to MKKIIFALLFTGMLPTVKAQELRNENVSAFKRGEILNYRIHYGFIDAATASIEVKNENTLIGGRNTFHIVGIGVSNTNFDWFFKVRDRYETYIDEKALVPWLFIRRVNEGGYIINQNMVFNQLKHTVNSNGKTLNVPPNIQDMISSFYYARCFDFSKAKKGDLFDVPSFVDDKLFNLQIKFLKRETITTTFGKIKCLVFVPVLQTGRIFKHEEDMKVWITDDANHIPIRAEADILFGSLKMDLQSYSGLANPITFH
- a CDS encoding DUF3467 domain-containing protein — protein: MNEQEKNPNQLNIELSEEMAEGVYSNLAIITHSNSEFVIDFIKIMPGTPKAKVKSRIVLTPQHAKRLVKALKENVAKFESIHGPIKDTEMPNALPLNFGGPTAQA